A stretch of the Papaver somniferum cultivar HN1 chromosome 6, ASM357369v1, whole genome shotgun sequence genome encodes the following:
- the LOC113289542 gene encoding poly [ADP-ribose] polymerase 3-like isoform X3, translated as MMGYLGLRCCSNLALTEACILSLHIEIGGQRSHCKVLRFLKNSGEESLSSYSGYSQCEIFIFSSIRGISFSSYCLMQLIVVPENRLHLYFKKRQVGDDDKAEEQPFNLTLMIMKQDAEYMWFRLEDLLIKCGMLNLVDLAGFENISRSGAGEAMTEKI; from the exons ATGATGGGGTACCTCGGACTGCGATGTTGTAGTAATCTTGCCTTAACTGAAGCATGCATTTTGTCTTTGCATATTG AGATCGGGGGCCAAAGATCACACTGTAAA GTTCTTCGATTTCTCAAAAACAGTGGCGAAGAGAGCTTATCGAGTTATTCAG GATACTCACAATGTGAGATCTTTATCTTTTCATCCATCAGGGGAATTTCTTTTAGCAG CTATTGTCTTATGCAACTCATTGTGGTGCCTGAGAACCGGTTGCATCTGTACTTCAAGAAGAGGCAAGTGGGAGATGATGACAAAGCTGAAGAACAGCCTTTCAACTTGACCCTGATGATTATGAAGCAAGATGCAGAGTATATGTG GTTCAGGTTGGAGGATTTGTTAATCAAATGTGGAATGCTTAACCTTGTTGATCTTGCTGGGTTTGAGAACATTTCACGTTCTGGTGCAGGAGAG GCCATGACGGAGAAAATATAG
- the LOC113289542 gene encoding uncharacterized protein LOC113289542 isoform X2, with product MYALIRSYQFVGSESSDIYLCCLSFSGFQYLLFLCCSEIGGQRSHCKVLRFLKNSGEESLSSYSGYSQCEIFIFSSIRGISFSSYCLMQLIVVPENRLHLYFKKRQVGDDDKAEEQPFNLTLMIMKQDAEYMWFRLEDLLIKCGMLNLVDLAGFENISRSGAGEAMTEKI from the exons ATGTATGCTTTAATTAGGTCATACCAATTCGtaggatctgaatcatctgataTTTATTTATGTTGCTTAAGCTTTTCCGGCTTTCAGTATCTATTGTTCTTATGTTGCTCAGAGATCGGGGGCCAAAGATCACACTGTAAA GTTCTTCGATTTCTCAAAAACAGTGGCGAAGAGAGCTTATCGAGTTATTCAG GATACTCACAATGTGAGATCTTTATCTTTTCATCCATCAGGGGAATTTCTTTTAGCAG CTATTGTCTTATGCAACTCATTGTGGTGCCTGAGAACCGGTTGCATCTGTACTTCAAGAAGAGGCAAGTGGGAGATGATGACAAAGCTGAAGAACAGCCTTTCAACTTGACCCTGATGATTATGAAGCAAGATGCAGAGTATATGTG GTTCAGGTTGGAGGATTTGTTAATCAAATGTGGAATGCTTAACCTTGTTGATCTTGCTGGGTTTGAGAACATTTCACGTTCTGGTGCAGGAGAG GCCATGACGGAGAAAATATAG
- the LOC113289542 gene encoding uncharacterized protein LOC113289542 isoform X1 translates to MHFVFAYWSYQFVGSESSDIYLCCLSFSGFQYLLFLCCSEIGGQRSHCKVLRFLKNSGEESLSSYSGYSQCEIFIFSSIRGISFSSYCLMQLIVVPENRLHLYFKKRQVGDDDKAEEQPFNLTLMIMKQDAEYMWFRLEDLLIKCGMLNLVDLAGFENISRSGAGEAMTEKI, encoded by the exons ATGCATTTTGTCTTTGCATATTG GTCATACCAATTCGtaggatctgaatcatctgataTTTATTTATGTTGCTTAAGCTTTTCCGGCTTTCAGTATCTATTGTTCTTATGTTGCTCAGAGATCGGGGGCCAAAGATCACACTGTAAA GTTCTTCGATTTCTCAAAAACAGTGGCGAAGAGAGCTTATCGAGTTATTCAG GATACTCACAATGTGAGATCTTTATCTTTTCATCCATCAGGGGAATTTCTTTTAGCAG CTATTGTCTTATGCAACTCATTGTGGTGCCTGAGAACCGGTTGCATCTGTACTTCAAGAAGAGGCAAGTGGGAGATGATGACAAAGCTGAAGAACAGCCTTTCAACTTGACCCTGATGATTATGAAGCAAGATGCAGAGTATATGTG GTTCAGGTTGGAGGATTTGTTAATCAAATGTGGAATGCTTAACCTTGTTGATCTTGCTGGGTTTGAGAACATTTCACGTTCTGGTGCAGGAGAG GCCATGACGGAGAAAATATAG
- the LOC113289542 gene encoding uncharacterized protein LOC113289542 isoform X4: MHFVFAYCFSGFQYLLFLCCSEIGGQRSHCKVLRFLKNSGEESLSSYSGYSQCEIFIFSSIRGISFSSYCLMQLIVVPENRLHLYFKKRQVGDDDKAEEQPFNLTLMIMKQDAEYMWFRLEDLLIKCGMLNLVDLAGFENISRSGAGEAMTEKI; this comes from the exons ATGCATTTTGTCTTTGCATATTG CTTTTCCGGCTTTCAGTATCTATTGTTCTTATGTTGCTCAGAGATCGGGGGCCAAAGATCACACTGTAAA GTTCTTCGATTTCTCAAAAACAGTGGCGAAGAGAGCTTATCGAGTTATTCAG GATACTCACAATGTGAGATCTTTATCTTTTCATCCATCAGGGGAATTTCTTTTAGCAG CTATTGTCTTATGCAACTCATTGTGGTGCCTGAGAACCGGTTGCATCTGTACTTCAAGAAGAGGCAAGTGGGAGATGATGACAAAGCTGAAGAACAGCCTTTCAACTTGACCCTGATGATTATGAAGCAAGATGCAGAGTATATGTG GTTCAGGTTGGAGGATTTGTTAATCAAATGTGGAATGCTTAACCTTGTTGATCTTGCTGGGTTTGAGAACATTTCACGTTCTGGTGCAGGAGAG GCCATGACGGAGAAAATATAG